In one Burkholderiales bacterium GJ-E10 genomic region, the following are encoded:
- a CDS encoding ABC transporter ATP-binding protein, with protein sequence MQYVYTMRHVSKTVPPKRQILKDISLSFFPGAKIGVLGLNGSGKSTLLRIMAGVDPNFDGEAVPMPNMKIGYLPQEPQLDPTTTVREAVEQGLGDVVDARAQLDRIYAAYAEPDADFDKLAAEQAHYEAILAASGSDLEHQLEIAADALRLPPWDARIEHLSGGEKRRVALCRLLLSKPDMLLLDEPTNHLDAESVEWLEQFLQRFPGTVVGITHDRYFLDNACQWILELDRGHGIPWQGNYSSWLEQKEARLETEARQEAARIKAMKQELEWVRQNPKGRQAKSKARLARFEELSSHEHQVRNETQEIFIPVAERLGNEVIEFADVSKAFGDRLLIDKLSFRIPAGAIVGIIGPNGAGKSTLFRMITGREQPDNGTIKVGPTVRMAYVDQSRDALSAEKTVWEDVSGGADILTVGKFAMPSRAYVGRFNFRGADQQKIVGQLSGGERGRLHLAKTLISGGNVLLLDEPSNDLDVETLRALEDALLEFAGCVLVISHDRWFLDRIATHILACEGDSQWVFFAGNYQEYEEDKKKRLGEEGAKPHRLRFKPLK encoded by the coding sequence ATGCAATACGTCTACACGATGCGGCACGTCAGCAAGACCGTGCCGCCCAAGCGCCAGATCCTGAAGGACATCTCGCTGTCGTTCTTCCCGGGCGCGAAGATCGGCGTGCTGGGCCTGAACGGTTCGGGAAAGTCGACGCTGCTGCGCATCATGGCCGGCGTCGATCCGAACTTCGACGGCGAAGCGGTGCCGATGCCGAACATGAAGATCGGCTATCTGCCGCAGGAGCCGCAGCTCGACCCGACCACGACGGTGCGCGAGGCGGTCGAGCAGGGTCTGGGCGACGTTGTGGATGCGCGCGCGCAACTCGACCGCATCTACGCCGCGTACGCGGAGCCGGACGCCGATTTCGACAAGCTCGCTGCCGAGCAGGCGCATTACGAGGCCATCCTGGCGGCAAGCGGCTCCGATCTGGAGCATCAGCTGGAGATCGCCGCCGACGCCCTGCGGCTGCCACCCTGGGATGCCCGCATCGAGCATCTGTCGGGCGGCGAGAAGCGGCGCGTCGCGCTGTGCCGGCTGCTGCTATCCAAGCCCGACATGCTGCTGCTCGACGAACCGACCAACCACCTCGACGCGGAGAGCGTCGAATGGCTCGAGCAGTTCCTGCAGCGCTTCCCGGGTACCGTGGTCGGCATCACCCACGACCGCTACTTCCTCGACAACGCATGTCAGTGGATCCTCGAACTCGACCGCGGCCACGGCATCCCCTGGCAGGGCAACTACAGTTCCTGGCTCGAGCAGAAGGAAGCCCGCCTGGAGACGGAGGCCAGGCAGGAGGCGGCGCGCATCAAGGCGATGAAGCAGGAACTGGAGTGGGTACGCCAGAACCCCAAGGGGCGGCAGGCCAAGAGCAAGGCCCGTCTCGCACGGTTCGAGGAACTCAGTTCCCATGAACATCAGGTCCGCAACGAGACCCAGGAAATCTTCATCCCGGTAGCCGAGCGCCTGGGCAACGAGGTGATCGAGTTCGCCGACGTGAGCAAGGCCTTCGGCGACCGGCTGCTGATCGACAAGCTGTCGTTCCGGATCCCTGCGGGGGCGATCGTCGGCATCATCGGTCCCAACGGCGCCGGCAAGTCGACGTTGTTCCGGATGATCACCGGACGTGAACAGCCCGACAACGGAACGATCAAGGTCGGGCCGACGGTGCGGATGGCCTACGTCGACCAGTCGCGGGATGCGCTGTCGGCGGAAAAGACCGTGTGGGAGGACGTTTCGGGCGGGGCCGACATCCTGACGGTCGGCAAGTTCGCCATGCCGTCGCGCGCCTACGTGGGCCGCTTCAACTTCCGCGGCGCCGACCAGCAGAAGATCGTCGGCCAGCTATCGGGCGGCGAGCGCGGTCGTCTGCACCTGGCCAAGACGCTGATCTCGGGCGGCAATGTGCTGCTGCTCGACGAGCCGTCGAACGATCTGGACGTCGAGACCCTGCGCGCCCTCGAGGACGCCTTGCTGGAATTCGCCGGCTGCGTGCTGGTGATTTCGCACGACCGCTGGTTCCTCGATCGCATCGCGACCCACATCCTTGCCTGCGAAGGCGATTCGCAGTGGGTGTTCTTCGCCGGCAACTACCAGGAATATGAAGAGGACAAGAAGAAGCGGCTCGGCGAGGAAGGTGCCAAACCGCATCGGCTGCGGTTCAAGCCGTTGAAGTGA
- a CDS encoding methyl-accepting chemotaxis sensory transducer, whose protein sequence is MSAVLDIGQAPAPEDSRAAGADASFFRFHGIWAPGVRVFRQLHFGVKAVIISAAFVLPTIAMVAWDIDAQYADAVATRENTATVDARVAHDIQSWLQTEQAGGRVTAANAQDLLSRVPESWTRDGSVDISDLRDAALRNIAIKSGLLAASMLLAGYLFLSFYKVMDGGLKETRRHLHAMTAGDLTTSPSPWGKDDAAELMLDLKGMQDSLRAMVLRVRSSSEDILHSSAEIASGAQDLSARTEQAASNLEESAASMEEIASTVRSTSDHTLEAAQVARHNAEAASRGGEVMHNVVVTMEGIHTASVQISEIIGTIDGIAFQTNILALNAAVEAARAGEQGRGFAVVAGEVRMLAQRSAEAAREIKALIGASMEKVEAGTAVVRDAGDTIRDIVASSDRVNGLLEEISSAAREQTTGVAQVGQSVQDLDRMTQQNAALVEETAAAAATMRGQALDLQDAVSRFRLPATARLATATATAAKVVGFDFDQAIAAHRDWKVRLRKAIAGHETLDADTICRDDRCALGKWIHGPGAAQWGQRPGFAPLQARHAEFHEVAGGVARKINAGQYADAERLIGSGSRFATVSTEVATLLTQAKRGL, encoded by the coding sequence ATGTCAGCCGTTCTCGATATCGGCCAAGCCCCGGCCCCCGAGGATTCGAGGGCCGCGGGCGCCGACGCCAGCTTTTTCCGCTTCCATGGCATCTGGGCGCCGGGCGTCCGCGTGTTCCGTCAACTGCATTTCGGCGTCAAGGCGGTCATCATCAGCGCCGCGTTCGTACTGCCGACCATCGCGATGGTGGCCTGGGACATCGATGCCCAGTACGCCGACGCCGTGGCGACGCGCGAGAACACCGCGACGGTCGACGCCCGGGTTGCACATGACATCCAGTCCTGGCTCCAGACGGAACAGGCCGGTGGCCGGGTCACGGCCGCCAACGCCCAGGACCTGCTCTCCCGGGTGCCCGAGTCGTGGACCCGCGACGGGTCGGTCGACATTTCCGACCTGCGTGATGCCGCGCTGCGGAATATCGCCATCAAGAGCGGGCTCCTCGCCGCCTCGATGCTGCTCGCCGGCTACCTTTTCCTGAGCTTCTACAAGGTGATGGACGGCGGCCTCAAGGAGACCCGCCGCCACCTGCATGCCATGACGGCGGGTGACCTGACGACCTCCCCATCGCCCTGGGGAAAGGACGACGCGGCAGAACTCATGCTCGACCTGAAGGGCATGCAGGACTCGCTGCGCGCCATGGTCCTGCGGGTGCGCAGTTCGAGCGAGGACATCCTCCATTCGAGCGCGGAAATCGCCTCCGGCGCCCAGGACCTGTCGGCACGGACGGAACAGGCCGCCTCCAACCTCGAGGAATCGGCCGCCTCGATGGAGGAGATCGCGTCGACCGTGCGCAGCACCTCCGACCACACGCTGGAGGCGGCCCAGGTCGCGCGGCATAACGCCGAAGCGGCGAGCCGGGGCGGCGAGGTCATGCACAACGTCGTCGTGACGATGGAAGGCATCCATACCGCCTCGGTCCAGATCAGCGAGATCATCGGCACCATCGACGGCATCGCATTCCAGACCAACATCCTGGCGCTCAACGCCGCGGTCGAGGCGGCACGCGCCGGCGAGCAGGGCCGCGGCTTCGCGGTCGTCGCCGGCGAGGTGCGCATGCTGGCGCAGCGCAGCGCGGAGGCGGCGCGGGAAATCAAGGCGCTCATCGGCGCCAGCATGGAAAAGGTCGAGGCCGGCACCGCCGTGGTGCGCGACGCCGGCGACACCATCCGGGACATCGTCGCCTCGTCGGACCGGGTCAACGGTCTGCTGGAGGAAATTTCCTCGGCGGCCCGCGAACAGACCACGGGCGTAGCGCAGGTCGGCCAGTCGGTGCAGGACCTCGACCGCATGACCCAGCAGAACGCCGCGCTGGTGGAAGAGACGGCGGCCGCGGCGGCGACGATGCGCGGCCAGGCGCTCGACCTGCAGGACGCGGTGTCCCGCTTCCGCCTGCCGGCGACGGCCCGGCTCGCGACCGCGACCGCGACCGCAGCGAAGGTCGTGGGATTCGATTTCGACCAGGCCATCGCCGCGCACCGCGACTGGAAGGTGCGGCTGCGCAAGGCGATCGCCGGCCATGAGACGCTCGACGCCGACACCATCTGCCGCGACGACCGGTGTGCGCTCGGGAAGTGGATCCACGGTCCCGGCGCGGCACAGTGGGGGCAGCGGCCGGGATTCGCTCCCCTGCAGGCCAGGCACGCCGAATTCCATGAAGTCGCCGGCGGGGTCGCCCGCAAGATCAACGCGGGCCAGTATGCCGACGCGGAGCGGCTGATCGGCTCGGGATCGCGGTTCGCGACGGTCTCCACCGAGGTGGCCACGCTGCTGACCCAGGCCAAACGCGGGCTGTAA
- a CDS encoding glycine cleavage system protein H encodes MNVPTELRYTESHEWARAEADGTVSVGITDFAQDALGDLVYLELPEPGSTFAVGAVAAVVESVKAASDIYSPIAGTVVAVNDALRDQPEALNRDPYGAWLFRLKPDDAAAIGALRDAAAYRKQLDSEK; translated from the coding sequence ATGAACGTCCCGACCGAACTTCGCTATACCGAATCCCATGAGTGGGCTCGCGCCGAGGCCGACGGCACCGTGAGCGTGGGCATCACCGACTTCGCCCAGGACGCCTTGGGCGACCTCGTGTACCTCGAACTGCCGGAACCGGGCAGCACCTTTGCGGTGGGCGCGGTCGCCGCCGTGGTCGAGTCGGTGAAGGCGGCGTCGGACATCTACTCTCCGATTGCCGGCACGGTCGTGGCGGTGAACGATGCGCTGCGGGATCAGCCGGAAGCGCTCAATCGCGATCCCTACGGCGCCTGGCTGTTCCGCCTGAAACCCGATGATGCGGCCGCCATCGGCGCCTTGCGTGACGCCGCGGCGTACCGGAAGCAACTCGATTCGGAGAAGTGA
- a CDS encoding glycine cleavage system aminomethyltransferase T — MPFKRTPLFDIHCAAGAKMVDFGGWEMPLHYGSQIEEHLVVRVDCGMFDVSHMRVLDVAGAASLAFLQRLLANDAGRLVPGKALYSCMLRADGGVIDDLIVYRMPDGAPVPYRIVVNAGTADGDVAWMRQVLAETGCDAQVVERTDLALIAVQGPRALERLTRAVPRLAPVVERMAPFTAEPADDWFVARTGYTGEDGFEIALPAPQAAGLWQALAAAGVRPCGLGARDTLRLEAGMNLYGSDMDATVTPLESGLAWTVDLRGDRAFVGRAALERQAAAGGLRQLLGLRLEGRGVLRSHQAVATALGTGEVTSGTFSPSLGYSIALARLPAGVKPGDIVTVALRGGAAAAIVCRLPFVRNGKAHDAFS; from the coding sequence ATGCCGTTCAAACGCACCCCCTTGTTCGACATCCACTGCGCTGCCGGCGCGAAGATGGTCGACTTCGGCGGCTGGGAGATGCCGCTGCACTACGGTTCCCAGATCGAGGAGCACCTTGTGGTGCGGGTCGATTGCGGCATGTTCGACGTCTCGCACATGCGGGTGCTCGACGTGGCCGGGGCGGCAAGCCTCGCGTTTCTCCAACGGCTGCTCGCCAACGACGCGGGCCGGCTCGTTCCCGGCAAGGCGCTGTACAGCTGCATGCTGCGGGCGGACGGGGGCGTGATCGATGACCTGATCGTCTACCGCATGCCGGACGGAGCGCCGGTGCCCTATCGCATCGTGGTGAACGCCGGGACGGCGGACGGCGACGTCGCGTGGATGCGGCAGGTTCTTGCCGAGACCGGCTGCGATGCCCAGGTGGTGGAGCGGACGGATCTGGCGCTCATCGCGGTGCAGGGGCCGCGGGCGCTGGAGCGGCTGACCCGCGCGGTGCCGCGGCTCGCCCCGGTCGTCGAGCGCATGGCGCCGTTCACCGCCGAGCCGGCGGACGATTGGTTCGTCGCGCGCACGGGGTACACCGGGGAGGACGGCTTCGAGATCGCGTTGCCGGCGCCGCAGGCGGCCGGTCTCTGGCAGGCGCTGGCGGCAGCCGGCGTCCGGCCTTGCGGTCTGGGCGCGCGCGACACCTTGCGCCTCGAGGCCGGCATGAACCTCTACGGCAGCGACATGGATGCGACGGTCACCCCTCTCGAGTCCGGGCTGGCATGGACGGTGGACCTGCGCGGCGATCGCGCGTTCGTCGGCCGCGCGGCCCTCGAGCGGCAGGCTGCCGCGGGCGGGTTGCGGCAACTGCTGGGACTCCGGCTGGAGGGCCGCGGCGTGCTGCGCTCGCACCAGGCGGTCGCGACCGCCCTGGGGACGGGGGAGGTCACCAGCGGCACGTTTTCGCCGTCCCTCGGATACTCGATTGCGCTGGCGCGCCTGCCGGCCGGCGTGAAGCCCGGGGACATCGTCACGGTGGCGCTGCGCGGCGGCGCTGCCGCCGCCATCGTCTGCCGCCTGCCGTTCGTGCGCAACGGCAAGGCCCATGACGCGTTTTCCTGA
- a CDS encoding glycine dehydrogenase, whose translation MYDGLQTPDREGSGDFIDRHIGPDGEEIAGMLAELGVASLDDLSDAIVPPAIRLREPLALGAPASEAQALRRMAEFAQRNQVARSLIGMGYHGTVMPPVIARNVFENPAWYTAYTPYQAEISQGRLEAMLNFQTLVADLTGLPIANASLLDEATAAAEAMMLARRSARSKSHRFFVAADCHPQTIAVLHTRAEPLGIELVVGDDPLAAGECFGALLQFPASTGKLRDHGAVAAALHARGALLAVATDLLALTLLVPPGRWGADIAVGSAQRFGVPMGFGGPHAGFLSCRDELKRSMPGRIVGISVDSQGKRALRLALQTREQHIRREKATSNICTAQVLLAVLASMYAVYHGPEGLRRIALRTHRLAAIFAAGLRAGGTTVSEAFFDTVRVDGVDARAVLAAAVARGYNLRGIAADAVGVSFDETCGREDVVALWDAFGVRADFDALDRAHDDFARIPAALRREADYLAHPVFHRHRSETAMLRYLRGLADRDLALDRTMIPLGSCTMKLNATSELLPVSWPQFANVHPFAPADQTEGYREMIASLEAMLAACTGYDRVSLQPNSGAQGEFAGLLAIRAYHRAQGQAQRTVCLIPESAHGTNPASAAMAGMEVVVVDCDANGNIDVTDLATKAQLHAGRLAALMVTYPSTHGVFEESIREVCDIVHRHGGQVYLDGANLNALVGLAKPAEIGSDVSHLNLHKTFAIPHGGGGPGVGPVAVRAHLAPYLPRTGDGAGTVGPVSAAPFGSASILPISWMYCAMMGAAGLTRATQVALLNANYLARKLAPHYPVLYTGRNGYVAHECILDLRPIKDRCGITAEDVAKRLMDYGFHAPTLSFPVPGTLMVEPTESESRAELDRFVEAMVQIRAEIDAVASGAWDRIDNPLRNAPHTAAMVCADRWEHGYSREAAAFPVAGLRHDKYWPPVSRIDNVFGDRNLVCSCPSTKDWAE comes from the coding sequence ATGTACGACGGGTTGCAGACCCCGGATCGCGAGGGATCCGGAGATTTCATCGATCGGCACATCGGCCCGGACGGGGAGGAGATCGCCGGAATGCTCGCCGAACTGGGGGTCGCGAGCCTGGACGACCTGAGCGACGCGATCGTCCCGCCGGCGATCCGCCTGCGGGAGCCCCTGGCGCTGGGCGCACCCGCGAGCGAGGCGCAAGCGCTGCGCCGGATGGCCGAGTTCGCGCAGCGCAACCAGGTGGCGCGCAGCCTCATCGGCATGGGGTACCACGGAACCGTCATGCCGCCGGTGATCGCGCGCAACGTGTTCGAGAACCCCGCCTGGTACACGGCCTACACGCCCTATCAGGCGGAGATTTCGCAGGGTCGACTGGAAGCCATGCTCAACTTCCAGACCCTCGTGGCCGATCTGACCGGACTGCCGATCGCCAATGCCTCGCTGCTCGATGAGGCGACGGCGGCGGCGGAAGCCATGATGCTGGCGCGGCGCAGCGCGCGCAGCAAGTCGCATCGATTCTTCGTTGCCGCGGATTGCCATCCCCAGACCATCGCCGTCCTCCACACGCGCGCCGAACCGCTCGGGATCGAACTCGTCGTGGGCGACGATCCGCTCGCGGCCGGCGAATGCTTCGGCGCGCTGCTGCAGTTTCCGGCGAGCACCGGGAAACTGCGCGACCACGGCGCGGTGGCGGCGGCGCTGCACGCGCGCGGCGCCCTGCTGGCGGTCGCGACCGACCTGCTCGCGCTGACCCTCCTCGTCCCGCCGGGGCGCTGGGGTGCCGACATTGCGGTCGGCAGCGCGCAGCGCTTCGGGGTGCCGATGGGCTTCGGTGGTCCACACGCCGGGTTCCTTTCCTGCCGCGACGAGCTCAAGCGGTCGATGCCGGGGCGCATCGTCGGGATCTCCGTCGATTCGCAGGGCAAGCGCGCCTTGCGCCTCGCGCTGCAGACGCGGGAACAGCACATTCGCCGCGAGAAGGCGACCTCCAACATCTGCACGGCGCAGGTGCTGCTGGCCGTGCTGGCATCGATGTACGCGGTCTACCATGGCCCCGAGGGGCTGCGGCGGATCGCATTGCGCACCCATCGCCTGGCGGCGATCTTCGCGGCGGGCCTGCGAGCCGGCGGCACGACGGTGTCGGAGGCGTTCTTCGACACCGTGCGGGTCGACGGCGTCGACGCGCGGGCCGTTCTGGCGGCCGCCGTCGCGCGCGGCTACAACCTGCGGGGGATCGCCGCCGACGCGGTGGGGGTCTCCTTCGACGAGACCTGCGGCCGCGAGGACGTCGTGGCGTTGTGGGACGCGTTCGGGGTCCGTGCCGACTTCGACGCGCTCGATCGTGCCCACGACGATTTCGCCCGGATCCCCGCCGCGCTGCGGCGGGAGGCGGATTACCTCGCGCACCCCGTGTTCCATCGCCATCGGTCGGAAACGGCGATGCTGCGTTATCTGCGCGGATTGGCCGACCGGGATCTGGCGCTCGACCGCACCATGATCCCGCTCGGTTCCTGCACGATGAAGCTCAATGCAACGTCCGAACTGCTGCCGGTGAGCTGGCCGCAGTTCGCAAACGTGCATCCGTTCGCTCCGGCCGACCAGACCGAGGGATATCGGGAGATGATCGCGTCGCTGGAGGCGATGCTTGCGGCCTGCACCGGTTACGACCGCGTGAGCCTGCAGCCCAACTCCGGCGCGCAGGGCGAGTTCGCCGGATTGCTCGCGATCCGCGCCTACCACCGCGCGCAGGGTCAGGCGCAGCGCACGGTATGCCTCATCCCGGAAAGCGCGCACGGCACCAATCCGGCCTCGGCGGCGATGGCGGGGATGGAGGTCGTGGTCGTCGATTGCGACGCCAACGGCAATATCGATGTGACCGATCTCGCCACCAAGGCGCAGTTGCACGCCGGGCGGCTGGCGGCCCTGATGGTGACCTACCCATCGACGCACGGGGTGTTCGAGGAGTCGATCCGCGAGGTCTGCGACATCGTCCATCGGCACGGAGGACAGGTCTACCTGGACGGCGCCAATCTCAATGCCCTGGTCGGATTGGCGAAGCCGGCGGAAATCGGCAGCGACGTGTCGCATCTCAACCTCCACAAGACATTCGCGATCCCGCACGGCGGCGGCGGTCCGGGCGTGGGCCCGGTGGCGGTGCGCGCGCATCTCGCGCCCTACCTGCCGCGGACCGGTGATGGCGCGGGAACGGTCGGGCCGGTGAGTGCCGCGCCGTTCGGCTCGGCCTCGATTCTGCCGATCTCGTGGATGTATTGCGCGATGATGGGCGCGGCAGGACTGACGCGCGCGACCCAGGTCGCGCTGCTCAACGCGAACTACCTTGCGCGCAAGCTGGCACCGCACTATCCCGTGCTGTACACCGGGCGCAACGGCTACGTCGCGCACGAGTGCATCCTCGATCTGCGGCCGATCAAGGACCGCTGCGGCATCACGGCGGAGGACGTCGCCAAGCGCCTGATGGACTATGGTTTCCATGCCCCCACGCTGTCCTTCCCGGTGCCGGGAACGCTGATGGTCGAACCGACGGAGTCGGAGTCGCGCGCCGAGCTCGACCGATTCGTCGAGGCGATGGTGCAGATCCGTGCCGAGATCGATGCCGTCGCGTCGGGCGCCTGGGATCGCATCGACAATCCGTTGCGCAACGCCCCGCACACCGCGGCGATGGTTTGCGCGGATCGGTGGGAGCACGGATATTCCCGCGAGGCCGCGGCGTTTCCCGTTGCCGGACTGCGACACGACAAATATTGGCCGCCGGTGTCCCGCATCGACAATGTCTTCGGGGATCGGAATCTGGTTTGTTCGTGCCCGTCGACGAAGGACTGGGCGGAGTGA
- a CDS encoding rhodanese-like protein yields the protein MLDPLHAVSIEPEALAPNPPGTHGVVTPTQAWALVSHKKAVLVDVRTAEERKFVGLVPRSIHIPWALGMALTRNPHFVRDLEARVAKTDTVLLLCRSGKRSALAAEEATKAGFTHVYNVLEGFEGDLDDESHRGTLEGWRFRGLPWVQE from the coding sequence ATGCTCGACCCGCTCCACGCCGTTTCCATCGAACCCGAAGCGCTTGCCCCCAATCCGCCCGGCACCCACGGCGTTGTGACGCCCACGCAAGCGTGGGCGCTGGTATCGCACAAGAAGGCGGTGCTGGTCGACGTACGCACCGCCGAAGAGCGCAAGTTCGTGGGCCTCGTCCCCCGCAGCATCCATATCCCGTGGGCGCTCGGCATGGCGCTGACGCGCAACCCCCACTTCGTGCGCGACCTGGAAGCCCGGGTGGCGAAGACCGACACCGTGCTGCTGCTCTGCCGCAGCGGCAAGCGCTCCGCCCTGGCGGCGGAGGAGGCAACCAAGGCGGGGTTCACCCACGTCTACAACGTGCTCGAAGGGTTCGAGGGAGACCTCGACGACGAATCCCACCGCGGAACCCTCGAAGGATGGCGATTCCGCGGATTGCCGTGGGTACAGGAATAA
- a CDS encoding acetate kinase codes for MSGTIAVLNAGSSSIKFSLYRAESEAAAEATAGTDRAGRAGAALEILAEGAIEELDRAPRFLVRDREGTVLSSRRWDDGPRPSHEELLRHLIGWIESHHGPGALRAIGHRVVFGGSIAEPALRIDAAALDRLAALVPMMPLHLPQNLAPIRALADTHPALPQVACFDTAFHASVPHRDRLYALPRALADAGLIRYGFHGLSYESIAQRLPGLDPRAAAGRTIVAHLGNGASCCALAAGRSVGTTMGFSVLDGLVMGTRPGWIDPGILLYLLRQPGWDVDRIERLLYHESGLLGVSGISSDMRDLLGREEPTAQEAVDLFCRRAVAAIGSLVAPLGGLDALVFTGGIGEHAEPVRRQICAALRWLGVDLDEEANRGGGPSLHRDASPVRIWVLPCDEDRVIAQHALGILGAP; via the coding sequence ATGAGCGGCACGATCGCCGTCCTGAACGCCGGTTCGTCGAGCATCAAGTTTTCGCTCTATCGAGCGGAATCCGAGGCTGCCGCCGAGGCGACCGCCGGGACGGACCGCGCGGGGCGCGCCGGCGCTGCGCTGGAAATCCTGGCCGAAGGCGCGATCGAGGAGCTCGACCGCGCACCGCGCTTCCTCGTCCGGGATCGCGAAGGCACGGTCCTGTCGTCCCGCCGATGGGACGACGGTCCCCGCCCCTCGCACGAAGAACTGCTCCGCCACCTCATCGGATGGATCGAATCCCATCATGGCCCCGGCGCGCTGCGCGCCATCGGCCATCGCGTGGTGTTCGGCGGGTCGATCGCCGAACCGGCGCTGCGCATCGACGCTGCCGCACTGGACCGGCTGGCCGCCCTGGTGCCGATGATGCCCCTGCATCTGCCGCAGAATCTCGCGCCGATCCGCGCACTTGCCGATACCCACCCCGCCCTGCCGCAGGTCGCCTGCTTCGATACCGCGTTCCACGCGAGCGTGCCGCACCGGGACCGCCTCTACGCCCTGCCGCGCGCGCTCGCCGACGCCGGCCTGATCCGATACGGCTTTCATGGCCTGTCCTACGAGTCGATCGCCCAGCGCCTGCCCGGGCTCGATCCGCGGGCCGCGGCCGGCCGGACGATCGTCGCCCACCTGGGAAATGGCGCCAGCTGCTGCGCCCTGGCCGCCGGCCGCAGCGTCGGCACGACGATGGGGTTCAGCGTGCTCGACGGCTTGGTCATGGGGACGCGCCCCGGCTGGATCGACCCGGGGATTCTGCTATACCTGCTGCGCCAGCCCGGCTGGGACGTCGACCGCATCGAGCGCCTGCTGTACCACGAATCGGGATTGCTGGGCGTTTCCGGCATCAGCAGCGACATGCGCGACCTCCTCGGTCGCGAGGAGCCGACTGCGCAGGAAGCGGTGGATCTCTTCTGCCGCCGGGCCGTCGCGGCGATCGGCAGCCTGGTCGCCCCCCTGGGCGGACTCGATGCCCTGGTGTTCACCGGCGGCATCGGCGAACATGCCGAACCCGTGCGCCGCCAGATCTGCGCCGCGTTGCGCTGGCTGGGGGTGGACCTCGACGAAGAGGCCAACCGGGGCGGCGGCCCGTCGCTGCACCGGGATGCAAGCCCGGTCCGCATCTGGGTGCTTCCTTGCGACGAGGATCGCGTCATCGCGCAACATGCGCTCGGGATCCTCGGCGCGCCCTGA
- a CDS encoding chromosome partitioning ATPase codes for MAIDNDKVNEALSAVIDPNTGTDLVKSRSVRNIRVEGDAVHLDIELGYPAASQIEPLRARVAEALQAAGAREVRANITSRIVAHTVQRGLKVLPNVRNIIAVASGKGGVGKSTVAANLALALAAEGARVGMLDADIYGPSQPTMLGITGRPESTDGKSFDPMEGHGIQVSSIGFLVDPDQPMIWRGPMVTSALQQLLMLTNWRDLDYLVIDMPPGTGDIQLTLAQQVPVTGAVIVTTPQDIALIDAMRGLRMFEKVGVPILGLVENMATHICSQCGHEEHIFGAGGAARMAEQFGVEVLGALPLDIRIREDADGGNPTVSAQPDSPIAETYKAIARRVAVRIADRAKDLSGKMPAIKIVNT; via the coding sequence ATGGCAATCGACAACGACAAGGTCAATGAGGCGCTGAGCGCCGTGATCGACCCGAACACCGGCACCGACCTGGTGAAATCCCGGTCGGTGCGCAACATTCGCGTCGAGGGGGATGCCGTACACCTCGACATCGAACTCGGCTACCCCGCCGCCAGCCAGATCGAACCGCTGCGCGCCCGGGTCGCGGAGGCGCTGCAGGCTGCCGGGGCGCGGGAAGTCCGCGCCAACATCACCTCCCGGATCGTCGCGCACACGGTGCAACGCGGTCTGAAGGTGCTGCCCAACGTGCGCAACATCATCGCCGTAGCCTCCGGCAAGGGCGGCGTCGGCAAAAGCACGGTGGCGGCCAACCTCGCGCTGGCGCTCGCCGCGGAGGGGGCGCGGGTCGGGATGCTCGACGCCGACATCTACGGGCCGAGCCAGCCCACGATGCTGGGGATCACCGGCCGCCCCGAGAGCACGGACGGCAAGAGCTTCGACCCGATGGAGGGTCACGGCATTCAGGTCAGTTCCATCGGCTTCCTGGTCGACCCGGACCAGCCGATGATCTGGCGCGGCCCGATGGTCACCTCCGCGCTGCAACAACTCCTGATGCTCACCAACTGGCGCGACCTCGACTACCTCGTGATCGACATGCCGCCCGGAACCGGGGACATCCAGCTCACCCTGGCGCAGCAGGTGCCGGTGACCGGCGCGGTGATCGTCACCACGCCCCAGGATATCGCCCTCATCGATGCGATGCGCGGCTTGCGGATGTTCGAGAAGGTGGGCGTGCCCATCCTCGGCCTGGTCGAAAACATGGCCACCCACATCTGCTCGCAATGCGGTCACGAGGAACACATCTTCGGCGCCGGCGGCGCCGCCAGAATGGCGGAGCAGTTCGGCGTGGAGGTGCTGGGCGCGCTGCCCCTGGACATCCGCATCCGGGAGGACGCCGATGGCGGCAACCCGACCGTTTCCGCCCAGCCCGACAGCCCGATCGCCGAGACGTACAAGGCGATCGCCCGGCGTGTCGCGGTGCGGATCGCGGACCGCGCCAAGGATCTCTCCGGGAAGATGCCGGCGATCAAGATCGTCAATACCTGA